A stretch of Vicia villosa cultivar HV-30 ecotype Madison, WI unplaced genomic scaffold, Vvil1.0 ctg.000001F_1_1_3, whole genome shotgun sequence DNA encodes these proteins:
- the LOC131621310 gene encoding uncharacterized protein LOC131621310 → MKRKIRRKKTSAKSDFYLPDDCWEHVFTFLNNHNRDFNSLSLVSKRFLSITNRLLFSLRIRYPHLCFLRRILHRFYNLNFLDLRFNLHHDLGADIALALRDIPTLKSLAISNINLKYGKYVTSLFIDSLLSLKGLISLKFRCSQFSNDLFYSIGREGLPLKSFVIKYCTGYTYDGVYFLLSKCHSIQHLGLRANYFLDNHHITDLSLLLPHLVSINLSQCFKLTESALFAIISNCHSIEEIIMEEIDFGNFDSFKNFQVSSQLKSLCLADNSSINDESITTVASIFPNLQLLDLNGCDDISEKGICHVLSRCCKIRHLNLSDCCEIRLLEMNFAVPQLEVLNLSYTRVDDKTLYEISKSCHGLLQLKLAYCNYVTQKGMIHVVENCTQLKEIDLRNCKKVEADVIVSEVLSRSPFKKRKLFSRDEYIFFS, encoded by the coding sequence ATGAAAAGAAAGATTAGGAGGAAGAAAACTTCtgcaaaatctgatttttatttacccgatgactgttgggagcatgtCTTCACATTCCTCAACAACCACAACCGCGACTTTAACTCTCTATCTCTCGTCTCTAAACGGTTTCTCTCCATAACCAACAGACTCTTATTCTCTCTCAGAATTCGCTATCCACATCTTTGCTTTCTCCGCCGTATCCTCCATAGATTCTACAACCTTAATTTCCTTGACCTCCGATTCAACCTCCATCATGATCTGGGTGCAGATATTGCTTTGGCTCTCCGTGACATACCAACATTGAAATCTTTAGCTATTTCCAATATTAACCTAAAGTATGGAAAGTATGTTACTTCACTGTTCATTGATTCATTACTCAGTTTGAAGGGTTTGATTAGTCTTAAGTTCCGATGCTCGCAATTCTCAAATGATTTGTTCTACTCTATTGGAAGGGAAGGTCTTCCTTTAAAAAGCTTTGTCATCAAATATTGTACCGGCTATACTTACGATGGAGTTTATTTTTTGTTATCCAAGTGTCATTCGATACAACATCTAGGTCTTCGAGCTAATTACTTTCTAGATAATCATCATATTACCGACTTGTCTTTGCTCCTTCCTCATTTGGTTTCTATAAACCTTAGTCAATGTTTTAAACTCACCGAATCAGCCTTGTTTGCCATAATTAGTAACTGTCATTCAATTGAAGAAATCATAATGGAAGAGATTGATTTTGGGAATTTTGATTCTTTCAAGAATTTTCAAGTGAGCTCTCAATTGAAGTCTCTGTGTTTGGCTGACAATTCCTCCATAAATGATGAAAGCATCACAACGGTGGCCTCCATTTTCCCCAATTTGCAGCTGCTTGATTTGAATGGTTGCGATGACATATCTGAAAAAGGTATTTGTCATGTTTTAAGTAGATGTTGTAAGATTAGACATTTAAACTTGAGCGATTGTTGTGAAATAAGGCTACTTGAAATGAACTTTGCAGTTCCTCAGTTGGAGGTGTTGAACTTGTCATATACAAGAGTTGATGATAAAACACTCTATGAGATTTCAAAGAGTTGTCATGGGCTTTTGCAACTAAAATTGGCATATTGTAATTATGTCACACAAAAAGGAATGATACATGTGGTTGAAAATTGCACACAACTTAAGGAGATTGATTTGAGAAATTGTAAAAAAGTGGAGGCTGATGTCATTGTCTCAGAGGTTTTATCAAGGTCTCCTTTTAAAAAAAGGAAACTCTTCTCGCGTGATGAGTATATTTTCTTCTCCTAA